GGCGGAAGCCTATTATTCTACAGTTCAACATGGACAGCGCCGGTATAGCGCAGCCAGAGGCGGCTGCGCCCTTCAAACGCAGACCCGGCCCGGCTGGTTCGGGGCGGTGCGCTACGCCAGCGCGGGGCGGGCGCCGGCCAGCTTCACGCCGTCCCAGAGGGCCATGCGGGCTTCGAGGCAGCGCACCACCACCTGCTGGGCCTCCAGCCAGCGCTCGGGATAGTCGGCGCACAGCTCGCGCACCATTTGCCGGGCCAGCGGGGCGTGCACGTCCTCGTCGAGCTCGATGTGGCGGTTGAGGTAGTAGGTGAACGTGTCGAGCTGGCCAGGAAATCGCGTGCTCAGGTCGTCCACCAATTGGCGAAACATGTCCGGGATTAAATCCTCACGGCCGAAGGTGAAGGCCGCGGCCACCGCGTGGGGCCGCCCCCCACGGATAATGTCGAACGTCGTGAGCACAAACTCGCGCACCGATTCCGGCACCTGGGCCGCTTCCAAGGCCCGCTCCACAGTGTCGCCGGCCGCCACGGCAGCCACCAGGCGGCGAATGGGGCCCGTGTCGGCGCCGCAT
This DNA window, taken from Hymenobacter sp. 5317J-9, encodes the following:
- a CDS encoding DUF3050 domain-containing protein, whose translation is METTSDPIEFLQQEIAPTRRLLLNNSLYRGIQSMADLRRFMEHHVFAVWDFMSLLKALQGDLTCVQVPWVPTANSAMRRLINEIVLEEESDVDPAGHATSHFELYVRAMDECGADTGPIRRLVAAVAAGDTVERALEAAQVPESVREFVLTTFDIIRGGRPHAVAAAFTFGREDLIPDMFRQLVDDLSTRFPGQLDTFTYYLNRHIELDEDVHAPLARQMVRELCADYPERWLEAQQVVVRCLEARMALWDGVKLAGARPALA